The following proteins come from a genomic window of Nocardiopsis sp. YSL2:
- a CDS encoding DNA topoisomerase (ATP-hydrolyzing) subunit A yields the protein MARTTSRPPEDLAEKIIDIDVSEEMRGSFLEYAYSVIYQRALPDARDGMKPVQRRILYQMNEMGLRPDRGHVKCARVVGEVMGRLHPHGDSAIYDALVRMSQSFAMRVPLVDGHGNFGSLGGDDAPAAMRYTEARLERPAELLVSSIDENVVDFKPNYDGQETEPEVLPAAFPNLLVNGSSGIAVGMATNMAPHNLGEVIAAARHLIAHPDATLEELTEFVPGPDLPTGGTIVGLDGVRDAYQRGRGTFKTRATVSITKVSARRTGLVVTELPYNVGPEKVVSRIKELVQSKKLQGISDLKDLTDRNQGLRLVIELKNGFNPEAVLEELYRLTPMEESFGINNVALVDGQPQTLGLRELLEVYVNHRLDVVRRRSEHRRTKRQERLHLVDGLMVALLNIDRVIALIREADDTAAARESLMGAFDLSETQARYILDTPLRRLTRYDRLELETERDKLNKEVDELTAILESDKKLRRVVSKELGEVSKEYATPRRTQLRESDGAARSAVIPLEMADQPCHVVFGVEGNIGRSKGATVPRVYEGLRTKHDAVTVTVPTTSRSDIGLVTDLGRMIRVPVVELPELPDDGTEKPPLAAGLHVSEFVQLDEDERVVSVVAMDPSGAGFAIGTRAGVVKRVAPDYPPNKDDFEVITLKDDDRVVGVTQLSTGEEDLAFVTSEAQLLRFSATGVRPQGRPAGGVAGVRLAEDAHVLWFGAVPLPEDSVVVTVAGESTVLEGTQAGSAKVTPFEAYPVKGRATGGVRCHRFLKGEDTLLFAWVGRAPARASRADGKPVRLPDLSERRDGSGDALPRAITTVGSGQTDSGITAPGSGT from the coding sequence ATGGCCCGTACTACTTCCCGTCCCCCCGAGGATCTCGCCGAGAAGATCATCGACATCGACGTCTCCGAGGAGATGCGCGGCAGCTTCTTGGAGTACGCCTACTCGGTCATCTACCAACGCGCGCTGCCCGACGCGCGCGACGGTATGAAACCGGTCCAGCGGCGCATCCTCTACCAGATGAACGAGATGGGGCTGCGGCCCGACCGCGGCCACGTCAAGTGCGCCCGCGTGGTCGGGGAGGTGATGGGACGCCTGCACCCCCACGGCGACAGCGCGATCTACGACGCCCTGGTCCGGATGAGCCAGTCCTTCGCGATGCGCGTCCCCCTCGTCGACGGGCACGGCAACTTCGGGTCACTGGGCGGCGACGACGCCCCCGCGGCCATGCGCTACACGGAGGCCAGGCTCGAGCGCCCCGCCGAACTCCTGGTCTCGTCGATCGACGAGAACGTCGTCGACTTCAAGCCGAACTACGACGGCCAGGAGACCGAGCCGGAGGTCCTGCCGGCGGCCTTCCCCAACCTCCTGGTCAACGGCTCCTCCGGCATCGCGGTCGGGATGGCCACCAACATGGCCCCCCACAACCTGGGCGAGGTCATCGCGGCGGCGCGGCACCTGATCGCGCACCCCGACGCCACCCTGGAGGAGCTCACCGAGTTCGTCCCCGGGCCCGACCTGCCCACCGGCGGCACGATCGTCGGCCTGGACGGCGTGCGCGACGCCTACCAGCGCGGCCGGGGCACCTTCAAGACACGGGCCACCGTCTCCATCACGAAGGTCTCGGCCCGCCGCACCGGCCTGGTCGTCACCGAGCTCCCCTACAACGTGGGGCCGGAGAAGGTCGTCAGCCGGATCAAGGAACTGGTGCAGTCCAAGAAGCTCCAGGGCATCTCGGACCTCAAGGACCTCACCGACCGCAACCAGGGACTGCGCCTGGTCATCGAGCTCAAGAACGGCTTCAACCCCGAGGCCGTGCTGGAGGAGCTCTACCGGCTCACGCCGATGGAGGAGTCCTTCGGCATCAACAACGTCGCCCTCGTCGACGGCCAGCCCCAGACGCTGGGCCTGCGCGAGCTCCTCGAGGTCTACGTCAACCACCGCCTGGACGTGGTCCGCCGGCGCAGCGAGCACCGCCGCACCAAGCGCCAGGAGCGCCTGCACCTGGTCGACGGCCTCATGGTCGCGCTGCTCAACATCGACCGCGTGATCGCCCTCATCCGCGAGGCCGACGACACCGCGGCCGCCCGCGAGTCACTCATGGGCGCCTTCGACCTCTCCGAGACCCAGGCGCGCTACATCCTGGACACCCCGCTGCGCCGCCTGACGCGCTACGACCGGCTGGAGCTGGAGACCGAGCGCGACAAGCTCAACAAGGAGGTCGACGAGCTCACCGCGATCCTGGAGTCCGACAAGAAGCTGCGCCGCGTGGTCTCCAAGGAGCTGGGCGAGGTCTCCAAGGAGTACGCCACCCCCCGCCGCACCCAGCTGCGGGAGAGCGACGGCGCCGCCCGCAGCGCGGTCATCCCCCTGGAGATGGCCGACCAGCCCTGCCACGTGGTGTTCGGCGTCGAGGGCAACATCGGCCGCAGCAAGGGCGCGACCGTACCCCGCGTGTACGAGGGCCTGCGGACCAAGCACGACGCGGTCACGGTGACCGTGCCCACCACCTCGCGCTCGGACATCGGACTGGTCACCGACCTGGGCCGGATGATCCGCGTCCCGGTGGTGGAACTGCCGGAGCTGCCCGACGACGGGACCGAGAAGCCGCCCCTGGCCGCGGGACTGCACGTGTCGGAGTTCGTCCAGCTCGACGAGGACGAGCGCGTGGTGTCGGTGGTCGCGATGGACCCCTCCGGTGCCGGTTTCGCCATCGGGACCCGGGCCGGCGTGGTCAAGCGCGTCGCCCCGGACTACCCGCCCAACAAGGACGACTTCGAGGTCATCACGCTCAAGGACGACGACCGGGTCGTCGGCGTCACCCAGCTCTCCACCGGCGAGGAGGACCTCGCCTTCGTCACCTCCGAGGCGCAGCTGCTGCGCTTCTCCGCCACGGGCGTGCGGCCGCAGGGCCGTCCCGCCGGGGGCGTGGCCGGCGTCCGCCTGGCCGAGGACGCGCACGTGCTGTGGTTCGGCGCGGTCCCGCTGCCCGAGGACTCGGTGGTGGTCACCGTCGCCGGTGAGTCCACCGTGTTGGAGGGCACCCAGGCCGGTTCGGCCAAGGTCACACCGTTCGAGGCCTACCCGGTCAAGGGCCGTGCCACCGGCGGCGTGCGCTGCCACCGCTTCCTCAAGGGCGAGGACACGCTGCTGTTCGCCTGGGTCGGCCGCGCCCCCGCGCGCGCCTCGCGCGCGGACGGCAAGCCGGTGCGCCTGCCGGACCTGAGCGAGCGACGGGACGGGTCGGGCGACGCGCTCCCACGTGCGATTACTACAGTGGGGAGCGGACAGACCGATTCCGGTATCACCGCTCCGGGATCGGGTACCTGA
- a CDS encoding carbonic anhydrase gives MSAHSTPGHDDFADVFAANDDYAAQFSLGGLKPVAARGLALVTCMDSRIEPLDMLGLKPGDAKILRNAGARVTDDTLRTLVLAVYLLGVDRVLILPHTRCKMASVDNDDVVHDLIQEEHGVDTRSLEFHTDSDQLGALKHDLERIRHHPLLPPGLPVAGALYDVDTGRVSPVDA, from the coding sequence ATGAGTGCGCACAGCACGCCCGGCCACGACGACTTCGCGGACGTCTTCGCAGCCAACGACGACTACGCCGCCCAGTTCTCCCTGGGCGGTCTCAAGCCGGTGGCCGCCCGTGGTTTGGCCCTGGTGACCTGCATGGACTCCAGGATCGAGCCGTTGGACATGCTCGGCCTCAAGCCGGGGGACGCCAAGATCCTGCGCAACGCGGGCGCGCGCGTCACCGACGACACCCTGCGCACCCTGGTCCTGGCCGTGTACCTGCTCGGCGTGGACCGCGTGCTGATCCTGCCGCACACGCGCTGCAAGATGGCCTCCGTGGACAACGACGACGTCGTGCACGACCTCATCCAGGAGGAGCACGGCGTGGACACCCGCAGCCTGGAGTTCCACACCGACAGCGACCAGCTGGGCGCGCTCAAGCACGACCTGGAGCGCATCCGCCACCACCCCCTGCTCCCCCCGGGGCTGCCGGTGGCCGGCGCGCTCTACGACGTCGACACCGGTCGTGTCTCCCCGGTGGACGCCTGA
- a CDS encoding M48 family metallopeptidase, with protein sequence MEESTYETFNRARMFLELGDPIYAARTLEPIVEDEPESRSLLELLGLSYFHSAQLNKAERTFRRIIELDPVDNWAHIALARTLERQNRHDEASTYRRMHAVMSGGSLD encoded by the coding sequence GTGGAAGAGAGCACCTACGAAACCTTCAACCGGGCCCGCATGTTCTTGGAGCTGGGCGACCCCATCTACGCCGCCCGCACGCTCGAACCCATCGTCGAGGACGAACCCGAGAGCCGCTCCCTGCTGGAACTCCTGGGCCTGTCGTACTTCCATTCGGCGCAGCTCAACAAGGCCGAACGGACCTTCCGCCGCATCATCGAGCTGGACCCGGTCGACAACTGGGCCCACATCGCGCTGGCGCGCACGCTGGAGCGGCAGAACCGGCACGACGAGGCGTCCACGTACCGCCGCATGCACGCGGTGATGTCGGGCGGTTCCCTGGACTAG
- a CDS encoding PLP-dependent cysteine synthase family protein has translation MPPESPDSPEPSDDVWVDRCSASARSWADEAVRKVVADANRSADTHLHVFPLPPEWGIDLYLKDESVHPTGSLKHRLARSLFLYGLANGWITQDTTIVEASSGSTAVSEAYFAQLVGLEFIAVMPRRTSPEKIALIERHGGRCHFVDAPPEMYSEAERLAAETGGHYMDQFTYAERATDWRGNNNIAESIFEQLSMERYPCPDWIVVGAGTGGTSATIGRYLRYRRLGTRLAVVDPENSAFFPGWVTGAADYATGMPSRIEGIGRPRMEPSFVPSVIDLMMPVPDAASIAAMRHLADRTGLSAGGSTGTNLWGVWHLVARMLDEGRRGSVVTLICDGGERYQHSYYDDAWVADRGLDPTPYRDAIDRLLADGVWHPPSP, from the coding sequence ATGCCACCCGAATCACCTGACAGCCCCGAGCCCTCCGACGACGTCTGGGTGGACCGGTGCAGCGCCAGCGCACGGTCATGGGCCGACGAAGCGGTCCGCAAGGTCGTCGCCGACGCCAACCGCTCGGCCGACACGCACCTGCACGTCTTCCCCCTGCCGCCGGAGTGGGGCATCGACCTGTACCTGAAGGACGAGTCGGTGCACCCCACCGGCAGCCTCAAGCACCGCCTGGCCCGGTCGCTGTTCCTGTACGGGCTGGCCAACGGGTGGATCACCCAGGACACCACCATCGTGGAGGCCAGTTCGGGGTCCACCGCCGTCTCGGAGGCCTACTTCGCGCAGCTCGTCGGGCTGGAGTTCATCGCGGTGATGCCGCGTCGGACGAGCCCGGAGAAGATCGCCCTCATCGAGCGCCACGGCGGCCGGTGCCACTTCGTGGACGCCCCGCCCGAGATGTACTCCGAGGCCGAGCGGCTGGCCGCCGAGACCGGCGGCCACTACATGGACCAGTTCACCTACGCCGAGCGCGCCACCGACTGGCGCGGCAACAACAACATCGCCGAGTCGATCTTCGAGCAGCTGAGCATGGAGCGCTACCCGTGCCCCGACTGGATCGTCGTGGGCGCGGGGACCGGCGGCACCTCCGCCACCATCGGCCGGTACCTGCGCTACCGCCGTCTGGGGACCAGGCTGGCGGTCGTGGACCCGGAGAACTCGGCGTTCTTCCCGGGCTGGGTCACCGGTGCCGCGGACTACGCCACCGGCATGCCCTCCCGGATCGAGGGCATCGGCCGCCCCCGCATGGAGCCCAGTTTCGTGCCGTCGGTGATCGACCTGATGATGCCGGTGCCCGACGCCGCGAGCATCGCCGCCATGCGCCACCTGGCCGACCGCACCGGGTTGTCCGCCGGCGGCTCCACCGGCACGAACCTGTGGGGTGTGTGGCACCTCGTCGCCAGGATGCTCGACGAGGGCCGCAGGGGCAGCGTGGTCACCCTCATCTGCGACGGCGGTGAACGGTACCAGCACAGCTACTACGACGACGCCTGGGTGGCCGACAGGGGGCTGGACCCCACCCCCTACCGGGACGCGATCGACCGCCTGCTCGCCGACGGCGTGTGGCACCCGCCCAGCCCCTGA